In a single window of the Micromonospora sp. WMMD1155 genome:
- a CDS encoding glycogen debranching N-terminal domain-containing protein, whose translation MRNLVSILDGNTFLVSDHRGDIEPSHDFPTGLFSFDTRFLSKWILTLDGQRLHALSTDDGESYRTKFFLAPGEPTHYLDAKASVIRSRAIVGSFQEELTVLNHTGTEVEFTVRIDVEADFADLFEIKDSRRKRGTTTITASDDELRLSYRREAFHRETTVTTTAPAQVDADGLTFRIRIASNSRWTTRLHVSSVVYGARGEDIRATLPYGGSRSADAIRAEQQELIDRAPKLGCDCEPLAGAYRRSLNDLAALRYESIALGVRLIAAGLPWFMTLFGRDSIITSLQVLPFLPELVPPTILMLAGLQGQRVDDFRDEEPGKILHELRYGETAGFEEQPHSPYYGSADSTPLFVILVDEYERWTGDDALVRRLEPQVRAALRWIDTYGDLLGTGYLWYQTRNPETGLQNQCWKDSWDAISYADGRMPGFPRATCELQGYAYDAKIRAARLARTFWNDPAYADRLEREAADLKRRFDRDFWIADRGYYALALDADGRQVDALTSNIGHLLWSGIVDESRAGKVVEQLLGPRLFSGWGVRTLAADEGRYNPIGYHVGTVWPFDNSIIAWGLWRYGYRKEAGLICDTMLAASRYFDGRLPEAFAGYARDLTDYPVEYPTACSPQAWSTGTPLLLLRVMLGLDPQGEHLIIDPAVPPGMGRVELLNIPGRWGMVDALGRSHESADQPQGD comes from the coding sequence GTGAGGAACCTCGTCAGCATCCTGGACGGCAACACCTTCCTGGTCAGCGATCACCGGGGGGACATCGAACCGTCCCACGACTTCCCCACCGGGTTGTTCTCCTTCGACACCCGCTTCCTGTCCAAGTGGATCCTCACCCTCGACGGCCAGCGGCTGCACGCCCTCTCCACGGACGACGGCGAGTCGTACCGCACCAAGTTCTTCCTCGCCCCCGGCGAGCCCACGCACTACCTCGACGCGAAGGCGTCGGTGATCCGCAGCCGGGCCATCGTGGGCAGCTTCCAGGAGGAGCTGACCGTGCTGAACCACACCGGCACGGAGGTCGAGTTCACCGTTCGGATCGATGTCGAGGCCGACTTCGCCGACCTGTTCGAGATCAAGGACTCCCGCCGCAAGCGCGGCACGACCACGATCACGGCCTCCGACGACGAACTGCGACTCAGCTACCGGCGAGAGGCGTTCCACCGGGAGACGACCGTCACGACCACCGCGCCGGCGCAGGTCGACGCCGACGGGCTGACCTTCCGCATCCGGATCGCCAGCAACAGCAGGTGGACCACCCGGCTGCACGTGTCCAGCGTGGTCTACGGGGCGCGCGGTGAGGACATCCGGGCGACCCTCCCGTACGGGGGGAGCCGCAGCGCGGACGCGATCCGGGCCGAACAGCAGGAGCTGATCGACCGGGCACCGAAGCTCGGCTGCGACTGTGAGCCACTCGCCGGTGCGTACCGGCGCAGCCTCAACGACCTGGCCGCACTGCGCTACGAGTCGATCGCCCTGGGCGTGCGGCTGATCGCCGCCGGGCTGCCCTGGTTCATGACGTTGTTCGGGCGGGACAGCATCATCACGTCGTTGCAGGTGCTGCCGTTCCTGCCGGAGCTGGTCCCGCCGACCATCCTGATGCTGGCCGGCCTGCAGGGGCAGCGGGTGGACGACTTCCGGGACGAGGAGCCCGGCAAGATCCTGCACGAGCTGCGGTACGGGGAGACCGCCGGCTTCGAGGAGCAGCCGCACTCGCCGTACTACGGGTCGGCCGACTCGACACCGCTGTTCGTCATCCTGGTCGACGAGTACGAGCGTTGGACGGGTGACGACGCGCTGGTCCGCCGACTGGAGCCGCAGGTCCGCGCGGCGTTGAGGTGGATCGACACGTACGGCGACCTGCTCGGCACCGGTTACCTCTGGTATCAGACCCGCAACCCGGAGACCGGTCTGCAGAACCAGTGTTGGAAGGACTCCTGGGACGCCATCTCCTACGCCGACGGTCGGATGCCCGGCTTCCCCCGGGCGACCTGCGAGTTGCAGGGGTACGCGTACGACGCGAAGATCCGGGCCGCCCGGCTGGCCCGAACCTTCTGGAACGACCCGGCGTACGCCGACCGGTTGGAGCGGGAGGCCGCCGATCTCAAGCGGCGGTTCGACCGCGACTTCTGGATCGCCGACCGCGGCTACTACGCGCTCGCGCTGGACGCCGACGGGCGGCAGGTGGACGCGCTGACCTCGAACATCGGGCACCTGTTGTGGAGCGGCATCGTGGACGAGTCCCGCGCCGGCAAGGTGGTCGAACAGCTGCTCGGGCCGCGTCTGTTCTCCGGGTGGGGCGTGCGGACGCTCGCCGCGGACGAGGGGCGGTACAACCCGATCGGCTACCACGTGGGCACGGTGTGGCCGTTCGACAACTCGATCATCGCGTGGGGTCTGTGGCGGTACGGCTACCGGAAGGAGGCCGGGCTGATCTGCGACACGATGCTGGCGGCGTCCCGGTACTTCGATGGACGGCTGCCGGAGGCGTTCGCCGGCTACGCCCGTGACCTCACCGACTACCCGGTGGAGTACCCGACCGCGTGCAGCCCGCAGGCCTGGTCGACCGGCACCCCACTACTGCTGCTGCGGGTGATGCTCGGGTTGGACCCGCAGGGCGAGCACCTGATCATCGACCCGGCCGTGCCGCCGGGGATGGGCCGCGTCGAGCTGCTGAACATCCCCGGCCGGTGGGGCATGGTGGACGCGTTGGGCCGCAGCCACGAATCGGCGGATCAGCCGCAGGGCGACTGA
- a CDS encoding DsrE family protein: MLGHMARTLVVKATAGADAPERCAQAFTVAATAVAAGVDVSLWLTGESTWFAVPGRAQQFELPHSAPLAELLHVILTSGRVTACTQCAARREIGPDDVLPGVRIAGAAVFVEEAMTEGAQALVY, from the coding sequence ATGCTGGGCCACATGGCCCGCACTCTCGTCGTCAAGGCCACCGCGGGGGCGGACGCCCCGGAGCGGTGCGCGCAGGCGTTCACTGTCGCCGCGACGGCTGTCGCGGCCGGGGTGGACGTGTCGCTCTGGCTGACCGGTGAATCGACCTGGTTCGCGGTGCCCGGTCGCGCCCAACAGTTCGAGCTGCCGCACTCCGCGCCTCTGGCCGAGTTGTTGCACGTCATCCTGACCAGTGGCCGGGTGACCGCCTGCACCCAGTGCGCGGCCCGACGGGAGATCGGCCCGGACGACGTGCTGCCCGGGGTCCGGATCGCGGGTGCCGCTGTCTTCGTCGAGGAGGCGATGACCGAAGGCGCTCAGGCGTTGGTCTACTGA
- the mtfM gene encoding small membrane protein MtfM, which translates to MVTEIGFVSLLVAGLGGLAGGLVYLAVRMSRGRW; encoded by the coding sequence ATGGTTACCGAGATCGGGTTTGTCAGCCTGTTGGTCGCGGGCCTGGGCGGGCTCGCCGGTGGCCTGGTCTACCTTGCCGTACGCATGTCGAGAGGACGCTGGTGA
- a CDS encoding FABP family protein, whose translation MSENPLQPPWLNAPPVEEYPFEESFDLRVGPKLHPALDGLLPYIGLWRGRGKGGFPTIEDFDYAQEIRISHDGRPFLHYESRAWILDEQSKPVRPAGREVGWWRPVLVDGRATDELEAVLTTPTGVMELHLGKRTGTQVEFATDAVVRTPTAKEVTGGHRLFGIVEGALLYAQEMAAMGHGLSPHLSARLVRVGG comes from the coding sequence GTGAGCGAGAATCCGCTGCAGCCGCCGTGGCTGAACGCGCCGCCGGTTGAGGAGTACCCGTTCGAGGAGAGTTTCGACCTGCGGGTCGGGCCGAAGCTGCACCCCGCCCTGGACGGCCTGCTGCCCTACATCGGGCTGTGGCGTGGCCGGGGCAAGGGCGGCTTCCCCACCATCGAGGACTTCGACTACGCCCAGGAGATCCGGATCAGCCACGACGGGCGGCCGTTCCTGCACTACGAGTCCCGTGCCTGGATCCTGGACGAGCAGAGCAAGCCGGTCCGCCCGGCCGGTCGGGAGGTCGGCTGGTGGCGGCCGGTGCTGGTGGACGGGCGAGCGACCGATGAGCTGGAGGCGGTGCTCACCACGCCGACCGGGGTGATGGAGTTGCACCTGGGCAAGCGCACCGGCACGCAGGTCGAGTTCGCCACCGACGCGGTGGTCCGGACCCCGACCGCCAAGGAGGTCACCGGCGGTCACCGGCTCTTCGGCATCGTCGAGGGCGCGCTGCTCTACGCCCAGGAGATGGCCGCCATGGGGCACGGGCTCAGCCCGCACCTCTCCGCCCGGCTCGTCCGGGTCGGCGGCTGA
- a CDS encoding aminotransferase class IV — protein sequence MVTSSAGTAPASPSTRIAVLGRGLIAADEPVLRGDDLGVLRGDGLFESMHLREGRPWLRDEHLARMTTAAAAVELDLPPTDALVDLLDTVRTGWPVQVEGALRLVCTRGSEAGGPPTVYATLSEVPASSRAARRTGITVAILPLGVPADSRTGLDWLPAGIKSTSYAVNSAARRWAHRAGVDDVLWVSSDGYALEGPIANVVWFTGDTLCTVPAATTGILPGTTVAWLLAHAHELGLGAAERMVTPTELHDADGVWFSSSVRGLVEVRTLDGVRRDHCPRTPALQALLGFPV from the coding sequence ATGGTGACGTCGTCCGCCGGAACCGCCCCGGCCTCTCCGAGCACCCGGATCGCCGTGCTCGGTCGGGGCCTGATCGCTGCCGACGAGCCCGTGCTCCGCGGCGACGACCTGGGGGTCCTGCGCGGCGACGGGCTCTTCGAGTCGATGCATCTGCGCGAGGGCCGGCCGTGGCTGCGCGACGAGCATCTGGCCCGGATGACCACCGCCGCGGCGGCCGTCGAGCTGGACCTGCCCCCCACCGACGCCCTCGTCGACCTGCTCGACACGGTACGCACGGGCTGGCCCGTCCAGGTGGAGGGCGCGCTGCGGCTGGTCTGCACCCGAGGCTCCGAGGCCGGCGGCCCACCGACCGTCTACGCCACGTTGAGCGAGGTGCCGGCGTCGTCTCGGGCGGCGCGACGCACCGGGATCACCGTGGCGATCCTGCCGCTGGGCGTGCCCGCCGACTCGCGTACCGGCCTCGACTGGTTGCCGGCCGGCATCAAGTCCACCTCGTACGCGGTCAACAGCGCCGCCCGCCGCTGGGCGCACCGGGCCGGGGTGGACGACGTGCTCTGGGTCTCCTCGGACGGGTACGCCCTGGAAGGGCCGATCGCGAACGTGGTGTGGTTCACCGGAGACACGCTCTGCACGGTGCCGGCCGCCACCACCGGCATCCTGCCCGGCACGACCGTGGCGTGGCTGCTCGCGCACGCCCACGAGTTGGGCCTGGGCGCCGCCGAACGGATGGTCACGCCGACCGAGCTGCACGACGCCGACGGGGTGTGGTTCAGCTCCTCGGTACGCGGGCTCGTCGAGGTCCGGACGCTGGACGGGGTGCGCCGGGACCACTGCCCGCGCACCCCCGCCCTGCAAGCCCTGCTGGGTTTCCCCGTCTAG
- a CDS encoding Fur family transcriptional regulator, whose product MSESSLAEMLRARGLRLTPQRQLVLQAVLDLGHASPEQVHTAVREVAAGVNITTIYRTLELLERLGLVTHTHLSHGSPTYHAAGEHQHVHLVCRECGAIDEIDPEMLRPLADQLATQRGFRVDIGHVSLFGVCVRCENGDDK is encoded by the coding sequence GTGTCCGAATCCTCCCTCGCGGAAATGCTGCGGGCCCGTGGGCTGCGGCTGACGCCCCAACGGCAGCTCGTCCTCCAGGCGGTGCTCGATCTGGGGCACGCCAGCCCGGAGCAGGTGCACACCGCCGTGCGGGAGGTCGCCGCCGGCGTCAACATCACCACCATCTACCGCACACTCGAACTGCTGGAACGGCTCGGCCTGGTCACCCACACCCACCTGTCGCACGGCTCGCCGACCTATCACGCGGCGGGTGAGCACCAACACGTCCACCTGGTCTGCCGGGAGTGTGGCGCGATCGACGAGATCGATCCGGAGATGCTGCGCCCGCTCGCCGACCAGTTGGCCACGCAGCGGGGGTTCCGGGTGGACATCGGGCACGTGTCACTCTTCGGCGTCTGCGTACGCTGCGAGAACGGGGACGACAAATGA
- a CDS encoding folate-binding protein, which produces MIDIAGAVAVESIDEASRDQPDAAHVAAGVRGVAAHYGDPLREQRTLDTAVGLVDRSHRGVVAVPGEERASWLHTVTSQHLTALAAGEGTELLVLSPHGHIEQHAVVAEDGETAWLDTEPGATEGLLAYLQKMRFFSKVEPRDATAERALLSLVGPAATEALGTLGVTGLAEPDLVAVPGPKFAHGAVPQRASVRYDVKPLPTGGWARRVPLGVDLLVPRSAMDQVVAELRGAGVPVAGLWAYEAIRVAARRPRVGVDTDHRTIPAEVDLIGPAVHLDKGCYRGQETVARVHNMGRPPRRLVLLHLDGVTTDQPPAAGTPVMLDGRAVGFVGTAVLHHELGQVALAVVKRNVPDDAALLVGETAAAIDPS; this is translated from the coding sequence ATGATCGACATCGCGGGTGCGGTGGCCGTCGAGAGCATCGACGAGGCCAGCCGTGATCAGCCGGACGCGGCGCACGTCGCGGCCGGGGTGCGGGGGGTGGCCGCCCACTACGGCGACCCGTTGCGTGAGCAGCGCACCCTCGACACCGCCGTCGGCCTGGTCGACAGGTCGCACCGGGGGGTCGTCGCGGTGCCCGGGGAGGAGCGGGCGAGCTGGCTGCACACCGTCACCTCGCAGCACCTGACCGCGCTGGCCGCCGGTGAGGGCACCGAGTTGCTGGTGCTGTCCCCGCACGGCCACATCGAGCAGCACGCAGTGGTCGCCGAGGACGGCGAGACCGCCTGGCTGGACACCGAGCCGGGGGCGACCGAGGGCCTGCTGGCCTACCTGCAGAAGATGCGGTTCTTCAGCAAGGTCGAGCCGCGCGACGCGACCGCGGAGCGGGCGTTGCTGTCGCTGGTCGGGCCGGCGGCGACGGAGGCTCTGGGCACGCTCGGCGTGACCGGGCTGGCCGAGCCGGACCTGGTCGCGGTGCCGGGTCCGAAGTTCGCCCACGGTGCCGTGCCGCAGCGGGCGAGCGTCCGGTACGACGTGAAGCCGCTGCCCACCGGTGGCTGGGCCCGACGGGTTCCGCTCGGGGTGGACCTGCTGGTGCCCCGCTCGGCGATGGACCAGGTCGTGGCGGAGTTGCGGGGTGCCGGGGTGCCGGTCGCGGGGCTCTGGGCGTACGAGGCGATCCGGGTGGCCGCCCGCCGACCTCGGGTCGGGGTGGACACCGACCACCGGACGATCCCGGCCGAGGTCGACCTGATCGGTCCCGCCGTGCACTTGGACAAGGGTTGCTACCGGGGGCAGGAGACGGTGGCGCGGGTGCACAACATGGGCCGGCCGCCGCGTCGCCTCGTACTGCTGCATCTGGACGGGGTGACCACCGACCAACCGCCCGCGGCCGGTACGCCGGTGATGCTCGACGGCCGGGCGGTCGGCTTCGTCGGCACCGCCGTGCTGCACCACGAGCTGGGTCAGGTGGCGCTCGCTGTGGTCAAGCGGAACGTGCCGGACGACGCCGCGCTGCTGGTCGGCGAGACGGCGGCGGCGATCGACCCGTCCTGA
- a CDS encoding 3-keto-5-aminohexanoate cleavage protein, with amino-acid sequence MTTGTLITVAPTGAESAKAEVPALPVTLDELLLTAKECEALGASVIHVHIRDDEARPTLDPVRLADTVAALRDGTDLIVQLSSGGAVTDPEAARLAVLDARPDMASCTMGTVNFGDDVFLNRWEFIVDLHTRMQERGIVPEYEIFDLGHLSALQRLLGKYGLPAGGHVHVDFVMGVPGGMPGTTETLVAAHRMLRDLPEGTTFSATGIGRSTIPVMLASLSTGGHLRVGMEDTVTYAKGRPVESNMQLVARAVGFAQLAQRPPLTTAEARELLGL; translated from the coding sequence ATGACGACAGGGACGTTGATCACGGTGGCCCCGACCGGCGCTGAGTCGGCCAAGGCGGAGGTGCCGGCGCTGCCGGTGACCCTCGACGAGCTGCTGCTCACCGCCAAGGAGTGCGAGGCGCTCGGCGCTTCCGTGATCCACGTCCACATCCGTGACGACGAGGCGCGGCCGACCCTCGACCCGGTGCGCCTGGCCGACACCGTGGCGGCGTTGCGGGACGGCACCGACCTGATCGTGCAGCTCTCCTCCGGTGGTGCGGTGACCGACCCGGAGGCCGCCCGGCTGGCCGTCCTCGACGCCCGACCGGACATGGCCTCCTGCACGATGGGCACTGTCAACTTCGGCGACGACGTCTTCCTCAACCGGTGGGAGTTCATCGTCGACCTGCACACCCGGATGCAGGAGCGCGGGATCGTGCCGGAGTACGAGATCTTCGACCTCGGTCACCTGTCCGCGTTGCAGCGTCTCCTCGGCAAGTACGGGCTGCCGGCCGGCGGGCACGTGCACGTCGACTTCGTGATGGGTGTGCCGGGAGGCATGCCGGGCACCACCGAGACACTGGTGGCGGCCCACCGGATGCTGCGGGACCTGCCCGAGGGCACCACCTTCTCGGCCACCGGCATCGGCCGCAGCACGATTCCGGTCATGCTGGCCTCGCTGTCGACCGGCGGGCACCTGCGGGTCGGCATGGAGGACACCGTGACGTACGCCAAGGGCCGCCCGGTGGAGTCGAACATGCAACTGGTCGCCCGCGCGGTGGGTTTCGCTCAGCTCGCCCAGCGTCCGCCGTTGACCACCGCCGAGGCTCGCGAGCTGCTCGGGTTGTAA
- a CDS encoding asparaginase — protein MTKTYEGGDPLAEVVRSGFVEGAHRGSVVVLDADGAVVASAGDVTSPIFPRSASKPMQAIGMLRAGLPLTDPADVALVAASHAGEDFHLARVGALLDRAGLDASALHCPPDLPVGAAAREAVLRAGGGPTRVQMNCSGKHSGMLLTCEAAGWPLEGYWRPEHPLQQRLRAAIEEFTGEQVAAVGVDGCGAPVLAVSLTGLAGAFLRLVDAEPGSVPRTVADAMRAYPEIVGGTQADDSRLMRGVPSLLAKVGAEGVITVAVPGVGAVALKIDDGADRARMPVLVSALRRLGVDAPVLTEYAEVPLFGGGVPVGAVRPLW, from the coding sequence GTGACGAAGACGTACGAGGGTGGCGACCCGCTCGCCGAGGTGGTCCGTTCCGGGTTCGTGGAGGGTGCGCACCGCGGCTCGGTGGTGGTGCTCGACGCCGACGGCGCCGTGGTGGCGTCCGCCGGGGACGTGACCTCGCCGATTTTTCCCCGCTCGGCGAGCAAGCCGATGCAGGCGATCGGGATGCTCCGTGCCGGACTGCCGTTGACCGACCCGGCCGACGTGGCGCTGGTCGCGGCGAGTCACGCCGGTGAGGACTTCCACCTGGCCCGGGTCGGCGCGCTGCTGGACCGGGCCGGGTTGGACGCCTCGGCCCTGCACTGTCCGCCCGACCTGCCGGTGGGGGCGGCGGCCCGGGAGGCCGTGCTGCGCGCCGGGGGTGGCCCCACCCGGGTACAGATGAACTGCTCGGGCAAGCACAGCGGGATGCTGCTGACCTGCGAGGCCGCCGGGTGGCCGTTGGAGGGTTACTGGCGGCCGGAGCACCCGCTCCAGCAGCGGTTGCGGGCGGCGATCGAGGAGTTCACCGGTGAGCAGGTGGCGGCGGTGGGCGTGGACGGGTGCGGCGCCCCGGTGCTCGCGGTGTCGCTGACCGGGTTGGCCGGGGCGTTCCTCCGGCTGGTCGACGCCGAGCCCGGTTCGGTGCCGCGAACGGTGGCCGACGCCATGCGCGCGTACCCGGAGATCGTGGGCGGCACCCAGGCCGATGACAGCCGGCTGATGCGTGGCGTTCCGAGCCTGCTGGCCAAGGTCGGCGCCGAAGGTGTGATCACGGTGGCCGTGCCGGGTGTCGGCGCCGTCGCCCTGAAGATCGACGACGGCGCCGACCGGGCGCGGATGCCAGTGCTGGTCTCTGCGCTGCGGCGGCTCGGTGTGGACGCCCCGGTGCTCACCGAGTACGCCGAGGTGCCGCTCTTCGGCGGCGGAGTTCCGGTCGGGGCGGTCCGCCCGCTCTGGTGA
- a CDS encoding alpha/beta hydrolase, giving the protein MHKITVNGASIAYDEAGTGSPVVLLHAGIADRRMWRGQISALAARHRVIVPDLRGYGDSELPPTPFAHHDDVAGLLDALDLPRAALVGCSFGGAVAIDTALAHPGRVSALALFDTAVSGNEWSDEANDLWDDLVGEVDPDDFVAGAAGEVRFWVVGPGRQPADVDPALIAFAQEMDQRALAAELALGAVEVGELTPPAIGRLGELTVPVLVTAGAADVPDIRRLADRIAAEVPGAVRLPDVPDAGHLLPLERPEPVNAALLDFLG; this is encoded by the coding sequence GTGCACAAGATCACAGTCAATGGAGCAAGCATCGCGTACGACGAGGCGGGCACCGGCTCGCCAGTCGTACTGCTGCACGCCGGCATCGCCGACCGGCGGATGTGGCGGGGGCAGATCTCCGCGCTCGCCGCCCGCCACCGGGTCATCGTCCCGGACCTGCGCGGCTACGGAGACTCCGAGCTACCGCCGACGCCGTTCGCGCACCACGACGACGTGGCGGGGCTGCTGGACGCACTCGACCTGCCCCGGGCCGCCCTGGTCGGCTGCTCCTTCGGCGGCGCGGTCGCCATCGACACCGCGCTCGCCCACCCCGGCCGGGTGAGCGCGCTCGCGCTGTTCGACACCGCTGTCTCCGGCAACGAGTGGTCCGACGAGGCGAACGACCTCTGGGACGATCTGGTCGGCGAGGTCGACCCCGACGACTTCGTCGCGGGCGCGGCCGGCGAGGTGCGGTTCTGGGTGGTCGGCCCGGGTCGTCAGCCGGCCGACGTCGACCCCGCGCTCATCGCCTTCGCGCAGGAGATGGACCAGCGCGCGCTCGCCGCCGAGTTGGCGCTCGGCGCGGTCGAGGTCGGCGAACTGACACCGCCGGCCATCGGTCGCCTCGGCGAGCTGACGGTGCCGGTCCTGGTCACCGCAGGCGCGGCGGACGTACCGGACATCCGCCGGCTCGCCGACCGGATCGCCGCCGAGGTCCCCGGCGCGGTACGGCTGCCGGACGTCCCGGACGCCGGGCACCTGTTGCCGTTGGAACGCCCGGAGCCCGTCAACGCCGCACTGCTCGACTTCCTCGGCTGA